In one Amaranthus tricolor cultivar Red isolate AtriRed21 chromosome 8, ASM2621246v1, whole genome shotgun sequence genomic region, the following are encoded:
- the LOC130820260 gene encoding dof zinc finger protein DOF5.7-like: MMSSENIPPVAHQPENHHTSHRKSTSQKTPEQPLPQPPPLKCPRCDSSNTKFCYYNNYSLTQPRHFCKTCRRYWTKGGALRNVPIGGGCRKTKKHKPTSSSSSSITRLDISSGPGTVSHFKFLAQPTVTPAMEFQLGGLALPRLHPATAGVYTQFITSSGTQTHSVGLGSGSGECFGLDLLGLGNYPPIPTSSNGCGSGVGDHNISISSIESLSSINQEMHWKLQQQRLGLLYGPTTMEDDHNNHQEKPIEGEGMDLFKNLENARKIDNQVSGDHNTPNNNPTEWLFEQIPVNYGSSEKSNNNHEDFNGVWATELHQHHHQHQFNGLQ; the protein is encoded by the coding sequence ATGATGTCATCGGAAAATATCCCTCCGGTGGCTCACCAACCGGAAAACCATCATACAAGTCACCGAAAATCCACCTCCCAAAAAACCCCAGAACAACCCCTACCCCAACCACCTCCTCTTAAGTGCCCTCGTTGTGATTCCTCCAACACCAAATTTTGCTATTACAATAATTATAGTTTAACCCAACCTAGACACTTCTGCAAGACTTGTAGAAGGTACTGGACTAAAGGTGGGGCCCTAAGGAACGTTCCAATCGGCGGTGGTTGCCGTAAAACCAAGAAACATAAACccacttcatcttcttcttcgtcCATAACCCGACTCGATATCTCCAGTGGGCCAGGAACTGTTTCCCATTTCAAGTTCCTGGCCCAACCGACCGTAACCCCTGCCATGGAGTTTCAACTGGGTGGACTCGCCTTACCTCGACTCCACCCAGCTACGGCAGGGGTTTACACCCAGTTTATCACCAGTTCCGGAACCCAAACCCATTCTGTAGGGTTGGGTTCCGGGTCAGGTGAGTGTTTTGGGTTGGACTTGTTGGGTCTTGGTAATTACCCACCAATTCCAACCTCATCTAATGGTTGTGGAAGTGGTGTTGGTGATCATAATATATCAATCTCTTCAATTGAGTCATTAAGCTCAATTAATCAAGAGATGCATTGGAAATTACAACAGCAAAGATTGGGTTTGTTGTATGGGCCCACAACAATGGAAGATGATCATAATAATCATCAGGAAAAACCCATTGAAGGAGAAGGAATGGATTTGTTTAAGAATTTGGAAAATGCAAGAAAAATTGATAATCAAGTTTCTGGTGATCATAATACTCCAAATAATAACCCTACAGAATGGTTATTTGAACAAATTCCAGTTAATTATGGTTCTTCTGAAAAAAGCAATAATAACCATGAAGATTTTAATGGAGTTTGGGCAACTGAATTACATCAACATCATCACCAACATCAGTTTAATGGTTTGCAGTAA
- the LOC130821630 gene encoding uncharacterized protein LOC130821630 — MHDLLTSANSNGKLQHGFINEIAKKYDLHRRTIGRIWRQIRDQKKHNLPINVNNMKSLTNGKARIAFDENKFKSIEKAKKTTLRSLSKAMEVSYTTVCRWKKKRYFRKHTNAIKPLLTDKNKLDRLIFCLSSCILDEQTKNFTFNEMKNVVHIDEKLLYITRTQQTFYLTQDEIEPHREIQSKRFIPKIMFMCAVARPIFSIEGEMIFDGKIGIFPFTHEVAAQRSSKNRKRGEPETKPIQSITKEHTRDMIVHKILPAIRLKWPSDLSKTIFIQQDNAKPHIIDDDEVFREVATLDGFNFHLVQQPPNSPDMNVLDLGFFRSIQSLQHQKSAYNYSQLVKAVTTSFDNLTPNALKNVWITLQACKIEVIKKLGGMDYAIPHMSKAKLEREGRLPHCLGVQQETIYQALRYLETKVDKTTLEGILFYLGITEATSQATTEAIPEATTEATIEATIEAIPEAIPEAIPEATTESTTYIPARTEATTEATPA; from the coding sequence ATGCATGACCTTTTAACGTCAGCAAACAGTAATGGGAAGCTACAACACGGGTTCATCAACGAAATTGCGAAGAAGTACGATTTGCATAGGAGGACAATCGGAAGGATATGGAGACAGATTCGTGatcaaaaaaaacacaatttaccAATTAATGTCAACAATATGAAGTCATTGACCAACGGTAAAGCTCGAATCGCCTttgatgaaaacaaattcaaatcaattgaaaaagcGAAGAAGACAACCTTAAGATCACTTTCAAAGGCTATGGAAGTAAGCTACACCACAGTATGCAGATGGAAAAAAAAGAGGTACTTTCGCAAGCACACCAACGCAATCAAACCGTTACTTACAGACAAAAATAAACTCGACaggttaattttttgtcttagTAGTTGCATTTTAGATGAGCAAACAAAGAATTTCACatttaatgaaatgaaaaatgtaGTCCACATTGATGAAAAGTTGTTATACATTACAAGGACACAACAAACATTTTATCTAACTCAAGATGAAATAGAGCCTCATAGAGAAATCCAATCAAAAAGATTTATCCCCaagatcatgtttatgtgtgccGTTGCAAGACCGATCTTTTCTATTGAAGGTGAGAtgatttttgatggaaagataggcaTTTTTCCATTCACACATGAAGTGGCAGCACAAAGAAGTTCAAAAAACAGAAAGAGAGGAGAGCCAGAGACcaaaccaatacaatcaatcactaaaGAACACACAAGAGACATGATTGTGCACAAGATACTACCAGCAATTAGACTTAAATGGCCATCAGATTTAAGCAAAACAATTTTCATTCAACAGGACAATGCTAAACCACACATTATAGATGATGATGAGGTGTTTAGAGAGGTGGCTACACTAGATGGATTTAACTTCCacttagtgcaacaacctcctaACTCACCGGATATGAATGTGCTAGACTTAGGGTTCTTTAGGTCAATACAATCTTTACAGCATCAAAAATCAGCATACAACTACTCACAATTAGTTAAGGCAGTAACCACATCATTTGACAATCTAACACCAAATGCACTGAAGAATGTATGGATCACATTGCAAGCATGTAAaattgaagttattaagaaactaGGTGGTATGGATTATGCAATTCCACACATGAGCAAAGCAAAACTAGAAAGGGAAGGGAGACTCCCACATTGTTTGGGGGTACAGCAGGAAACAATTTACCAGGCACTAAGGTATCTGGAAACAAAGGTGGATAAAACTACATTGGAgggcattttattttacttggggATCACAGAAGCAACATCACaagcaacaacagaagcaataccagaagcaacaacagaagcaacaatTGAAGCAACAATTGAAGCAATACCAGAAGCAATACCAGAAGCAATAccagaagcaacaacagaaTCAACAACATATATTCCagcaagaacagaagcaacaacagaagcaacACCAGCATGA